One genomic region from Phragmites australis chromosome 1, lpPhrAust1.1, whole genome shotgun sequence encodes:
- the LOC133911014 gene encoding uncharacterized protein LOC133911014: MAVLLVLLPFLLAAGLANADPPPAVIVLKDGTTCTLCASCDNPCNPSYYPPPSPPPAPVTTPCPPPPSYPSGGGSGGGTVVYSSPPPPSNNGGGGGSGGYYYPPPTGGSGSSGGGGNGGSGGGGAYPTPPPPNPFLPYFPFYYSSPPPQFHSSGSALAASTAATVLPLLSGLLLW; this comes from the coding sequence ATGGCTGTTCTCCTTGTCCTTCTCCCgttcctcctcgccgccggcctcgCCAATGCTGACCCACCGCCCGCCGTCATCGTGCTCAAGGACGGCACCACCTGCACCCTCTGCGCCTCCTGCGACAACCCCTGCAACCCCTCATACTACCCGCCTCCGTCCCCTCCCCCGGCTCCGGTCACAACGCCGTGCCCGCCCCCGCCTTCCTACccctccggcggcggcagcggcggaggcACAGTGGTCTACTCGTCCCCGCCACCTCCATCCAacaacggcggcggtggcggcagcggAGGCTACTACTACCCACCGCCCACTGGCGGGTCTGGTTCCTCCGGGGGCGGAGGAAACGGCGGCAGCGGTGGAGGCGGGGCCTACCCGACGCCGCCCCCGCCCAACCCGTTCCTGCCTTACTTCCCCTTCTATTACTCAAGCCCGCCGCCGCAGTTCCACTCCAGCGGCTCGGCCTTGGCCGCCTCAACGGCAGCGACGGTGCTTCCGCTCCTCTCCGGGTTGCTGCTGTGGTGA